A single region of the Populus nigra chromosome 2, ddPopNigr1.1, whole genome shotgun sequence genome encodes:
- the LOC133683097 gene encoding elongation factor Tu, mitochondrial — protein sequence MASVVLRNPNSKRLFPFSSQIHCCCRGSASTHSSISESLSSSNDRTSSSSWWRSMATFTRNKPHVNVGTIGHVDHGKTTLTAAITKVLAEEGKAKAIAFDEIDKAPEEKRRGITIATAHVEYETSKRHYAHVDCPGHADYVKNMITGAAQMDGGILVVSAADGPMPQTKEHILLARQVGVPSLVCFLNKVDVVSDPELIELVEMEVRELLNFYKFPGDEIPIVQGSALSALQGTNEEIGKNAILKLMDAVDEYIPDPVRQLDKPFLMPIEDVFSIQGRGTVATGRVEQGTIKVGEEVEILGLSKDGPKKTTVTGVEMFKKLLDQGQAGDNVGLLLRGLKREDVQRGQVIAKPGTVKTSKRFEAEIYSLTKDEGGRHTAFFSNYRPQFYLRTADITGKVELPENVKMVMPGDNVTAVFELILPVPLETGQRFALREGGRTVGAGVVSKVLD from the exons ATGGCTTCGGTGGTTCTTAGAAACCCTAATTCGAAGCGCCTCTTTCCATTCTCCTCACAAATCCACTGCTGCTGCCGAGGATCGGCTTCCACTCACTCCTCAATTTCCgaatctctttcttcttcaaatgaCAGAACCTCGTCTTCTTCTTGGTGGAGATCCATGGCCACCTTCACGAGAAA TAAACCTCATGTGAATGTGGGAACAATTGGACATGTTGATCACGGCAAGACTACTTTGACTGCAGCTATTACAAAG GTGTTAGCAGAAGAGGGGAAAGCCAAGGCCATTGCTTTTGATGAAATTGACAAGGCCCctgaagagaaaaggagaggaaTTACTATTGCTACG GCCCATGTGGAGTATGAAACTTCTAAGCGTCACTATGCTCATGTGGACTGCCCTGGACATGCAGATTATGTTAAA AATATGATTACTGGAGCTGCCCAAATGGATGGTGGAATTCTGGTTGTATCTGCTGCTGATGGGCCCATGCCACAAACTAAGGAACATATTTTGCTTGCCCGCCAG GTTGGTGTACCATCACTTGTATGCTTCCTGAATAAAGTTGATGTTGTATCAGATCCAGAGTTAATAGAGCTTGTGGAAATGGAAGTGCGAG AACTTCTTAATTTCTACAAGTTTCCTGGAGATGAAATCCCTATTGTTCAGGGATCGGCATTGTCTGCTTTACAGGGTACAAATGAGGAAATAGGCAAGAAtgccattttaaaattaatggatgCTGTGGACGAATACATTCCTGACCCTGTGCGTCAACTTGACAAGCCTTTCTTGATGCCAATAGAAGATGTTTTCTCGATTCAG ggaCGTGGAACTGTTGCGACTGGCCGTGTTGAACAAGGGACCATCAAAGTTGGCGAAGAAGTTGAAATTTTGGGATTATCAAAA gatgGTCCCAAGAAAACCACTGTAACTGGTGTTGAGATGTTCAAGAAATTGTTGGATCAAGGACAG GCTGGAGACAATGTAGGTCTTCTTCTTCGTGGCTTGAAACGAGAAGATGTGCAACGTGGACAG GTTATTGCCAAGCCTGGAACTGTGAAGACATCCAAGAGGTTTGAGGCAGAGATATACTCCCTCACGAAGGATGAAGGAGGTCGTCATACTGCCTTTTTCTCCAACTACAGACCTCAGTTTTACTTGCGAACTGCAGATATCACTGGAAAAGTAGAGTTGCCAGAGAATGTTAAGATGGTCATGCCTGGGGACAACGTGACCGCAGTCTTTGAGCTGATCTTACCAGTTCCTCTTGAAACAG GACAAAGGTTTGCCTTGAGGGAGGGGGGTAGAACAGTTGGAGCGGGGGTAGTCTCAAAAGTGCTTGATTGA
- the LOC133682814 gene encoding E3 ubiquitin-protein ligase SP1, which translates to MMIPWGGISCCLSGAALYLLGRSSGRDAEVLKSVAKVNQLKELAKLLDIESKVLPLVVAISGRVGAESPISCEFSGLRGVIVEETAEQHFLKHNDAGSWIQDSALMLSMSKEVPWYLDDGTDRVYVVGARGASGFVLTVGSEVFEESGRSLVRGTLDYLQGLKMLGVKRIERVLPTGTSLTVVGEAVKDDIGTVRIQRPHKGPFYVSPKSIDELIGNLGKWARWYKYASLGLTVFGAFLITKHVIRYIMERRRRWELQSRVLAAAKRSGQDNEGSNGKAENGSDGAKRERPIPDLCVICLEQEYNAVFLPCGHMCCCTTCCLQLSNCPLCRRRIEQVVKTFRH; encoded by the exons ATGATGATCCCATGGGGTGGAATCAGTTGCTGTTTGAGCGGAGCTGCTCTCTATTTACTTGGCAGGAGCAGCGGCAG GGATGCGGAGGTTCTTAAGTCAGTTGCAAAAGTCAATCAGCTGAAGGAATTGG CAAAGTTGCTGGATATTGAAAGCAAAGTCTTACCACTGGTTGTTGCAATCTCTGGAAGAGTTGGTGCTGAGTCTCCAATAAGTTGCGAGTTTAGCGGGTTGAGAGGTGTTATAGTAGAGGAGACG GCTGAACAACATTTCCTCAAGCACAATGATGCTGGATCTTGGATTCAGGACTCAGCCTTAATGCTATCAATGAGTAAAGAGGTCCCATGGTACCTG GATGACGGCACTGACCGAGTGTATGTTGTGGGGGCCCGAGGTGCTTCTGGTTTTGTGTTGACTGTTGGAAGCGAAGTGTTTGAAGAGTCAGGACGATCACTTGTACGAGGAACATTAGACTATCTCCAAGGCCTCAAG ATGCTTGGAGTTAAGCGAATTGAAAGGGTACTTCCAACTGGTACTTCATTGACTGTGGTTGGCGAG GCTGTCAAAGATGATATTGGAACAGTTCGGATTCAGCGTCCTCATAAAGGACCTTTTTATGTATCCCCAAAGTCAATTGATGAACTCATTGGGAATTTGGGGAAGTGGGCAAG GTGGTATAAGTACGCCTCATTGGGTTTGACAGTTTTTGGTGCTTTCCTGATCACCAAGCATGTTATACGGTATATCATGGAGAGAAGGCGCCGTTGGGAATTGCAGAGCAG GGTTCTTGCCGCTGCTAAGAGATCAGGCCAAGATAACGAGG gttCAAATGGCAAGGCTGAGAACGGTTCAGATGGTGCCAAGAGAGAACGTCCAATTCCAGATCTATGTGTGATATGCCTTGAGCAGGAGTACAATGCTGTTTTTCTCCC GTGTGGTCATATGTGCTGCTGTACAACATGTTGTTTGCAATTGAGCAACTGTCCTCTTTGTCGAAGACGGATAGAGCAGGTAGTGAAGACTTTCCGCCATTGA